One segment of Panicum virgatum strain AP13 chromosome 3K, P.virgatum_v5, whole genome shotgun sequence DNA contains the following:
- the LOC120696713 gene encoding uncharacterized protein LOC120696713 produces MVSASSLLLPSSVRDLASCVSDGAVRVACTTPASTLVAAPSSPPTLSVAVSYHATPLSPSSPPLLLRLTWSHSPLGPPTLSFAGPTASSPAVLLRRRKGTRSLPSDDHQRHPPLALFWDLAAAKYGASSPEPLSGFYFVAVANAEVVLAVGDLAPEFVKTKFEGQIPKARFLPVARADRVVAAPNAMHTARVRFADGAPEHEVSVGCATTSGGGDELWVSVDGKRAVHARRLRWNFRGNQTVFVDGAPVDVLWDLHGWWFRDPPGCAVVMLRARSALESRLWLEEEAAAPGFALVVQALKAPP; encoded by the coding sequence ATGGTGAGCGCGTCCAGCctgctcctcccctcctccgTGCGGGACCTCGCCTCCTGCGTCTCCGACGGCGCCGTCCGCGTCGCCTGCACCACCCCGGCCTCCACCCTCGTCGCGgccccctcctcgccgcccaccCTCTCCGTCGCCGTCTCCTACCACGCCACCCCGCTCTCCCCGTcttcgccgccgctcctcctccgcctcaccTGGTCCCACTCCCCGCTCGGGCCCCCGACACTCTCCTTCGCCggccccaccgcctcctcccccgccgtcctcctccgccgccgcaaagGCACCCGCTCCCTGCCCTCCGACGACCACCAGCGCCACCCCCCGCTCGCGCTCTTCtgggacctcgccgccgccaagtATGGCGCTTCGTCCCCCGAGCCGCTCTCCGGGTTCTacttcgtcgccgtcgccaacgCCGAGgtcgtcctcgccgtcggcgaccTGGCGCCCGAGTTCGTCAAGACCAAGTTCGAGGGCCAGATCCCCAAGGCGCGCTTCCTCCCCGTCGCGCGCGCCGACCGCGTCGTGGCGGCGCCCAACGCGATGCACACCGCGCGGGTCCGCTTCGCGGACGGCGCGCCGGAGCACGAGGTCAGCGTCGGCTGCGCCACCACCTCCGGAGGCGGCGACGAGCTCTGGGTCAGCGTCGACGGCAAGCGCGCCGTGCACGCGCGCCGCCTGCGCTGGAACTTCCGGGGCAACCAGACGGTCTTCGTCGACGGCGCGCCCGTCGACGTCCTCTGGGACCTGCACGGCTGGTGGTTCCGGGACCCGCCCGGGTGCGCCGTCGTCATGCTGCGCGCCAGGAGCGCGCTCGAGAGCAGGCTCTGgctcgaggaggaggccgccgcgccgggcttCGCGCTCGTCGTGCAGGCGTTGAAGGCCCCGCCTTGA